A region from the Medicago truncatula cultivar Jemalong A17 chromosome 6, MtrunA17r5.0-ANR, whole genome shotgun sequence genome encodes:
- the LOC11438890 gene encoding uncharacterized protein isoform X1, whose product MANEHEHGILGFVEEVKSVFHGKREEYEEFIKDIDAFKTLMNDHRITRLPVQNFKGRMKKLLKGHNRLIFGFNAYMKDRRITLPIRQPVRGGHSNGQKKKKVEENCQLPWDLLDIILRNLDFDDLFQFGSVCKNWREFHKIYWRNFMASEEPLLIQWCAVKRSLNFFSLPHDKVYHSKMINNYFRFVYHGSSSGYFIMTRKDNSFILINPFTRRKMLINNSVFQVNFSYFSCKVLLAFSKGSKEFVLVVSCKNSDNLHVYQSRNLCWTAYSTPQKVVDFAVLNSIIYVVTDKASIGILSLKYANINFLELKSTPGVTSSRYWSHVGLVSCDGYLLVLNFMSKVTYNVYKIDFSTMDYVKLESLADIAIFCVPPKRYYALSNPHMWGYENNSIYAIDVPCGKYTVYKGDNKKMPEFIIPGFKRSELPHPIYCRSKQRYIDWCFRHLQYEVDYTLVE is encoded by the exons ATGGCAAACGAACATGAACATGGAATTCTGGGGTTTGTGGAGGAAGTAAAATCTGTGTTTCATGGTAAGAGGGAAGAGTATGAAGAGTTTATAAAAGACATAGATGCTTTTAAGACCCTGATGAATGATCATCGAATCACCAGACTTCCAgttcaaaatttcaaaggaaGGATGAAAAAGTTACTTAAAGGGCATAATCGTTTAATTTTTGGATTCAACGCCTACATGAAGGATCGTCGTATCACACTTCCAATTCGACAACCAGTACGAGGAGGTCATAGTAATg gacaaaaaaagaagaaggtaGAAGAGAACTGTCAACTTCCTTGGGATTTGCTTGACATCATTTTGAGGAATCTAGATTTTGATGACCTCTTTCAATTTGGTAGTGTATGCAAAAATTGGCGagaatttcataaaatttattggaGGAATTTCATGGCATCCGAAGAACCATTACTTATCCAATGGTGCGCTGTTAAGAGATCTCTCAACTTCTTCAGCTTACCTCACGATAAAGTTTATCACTCAAAGATGATCAAtaactacttccgatttgtctATCATGGGTCTTCTAGCGGATATTTCATCATGACACGAAAAGATAATTCATTTATACTTATTAATCCATTTACAAGAAGAAAGATGCTAATCAATAACTCAGTCTTCCAAGTTAATTTCAGTTATTTTTCCTGCAAAGTCTTGCTTGCTTTTTCCAAAGGCTCAAAGGAATTTGTCTTGGTGGTTTCATGTAAAAATTCTGATAATTTGCATGTCTATCAATCTCGAAATCTTTGTTGGACTGCTTATTCGACACCACAGAAGGTTGTTGACTTTGCTGTTTTAAATTCTATCATATATGTTGTCACTGACAAGGCCAGCATAGGGATACTCAGCTTGAAATAtgcaaatataaattttttagaactGAAGAGTACTCCTGGTGTAACTTCTAGTCGTTATTGGTCACACGTAGGGTTGGTTAGTTGTGATGGATATCTTTTAGTGCTTAATTTTATGTCAAAGGTAACGTATAACGTGTACAAGATAGACTTCTCTACCATGGATTATGTCAAGTTGGAATCTTTGGCTGACATTGCAATATTTTGTGTTCCGCCGAAAAGGTATTATGCACTGAGCAACCCGCACATGTGGGGTTATGAGAACAATTCTATCTATGCCATCGATGTTCCATGTGGCAAATACACGGTGTATAAAGGAGATAACAAAAAAATGCCAGAATTCATTATTCCTGGTTTTAAACGTAGTGAACTTCCACATCCTATTTATTGCCGCTCAAAACAACGTTACATAGATTGGTGTTTTAGACATCTACAATATGAGGTAGATTATACTCTCGTTGAGTAG
- the LOC11438890 gene encoding E3 ubiquitin-protein ligase RGLG4 isoform X4: MKYALIQDNFTTLEQVTAALRKEGLESSNLILGIDFTKSNEWTGQVSFNKKSLHAIGDTPNPYEKAISIVGKTLAPFDEDNLIPCFGFGDATTHDKEVFSFHSDHSPCHGFEEVLACYKNVVPNLKLSGPTSYAPVIEAAIDIVEKSHGQFHVLVIIADGQVTRSVDYDDNELSPQEEKTIKAIADASKYPLAIVLVGVGDGPWADMEKFDDTTRDFDNFQFVNFTKIMSKNTSETEKEAAFALAALMEIPFQYKACVEFKKLGRVTGRAKRIVPKPSPVPYSRPVPSKSPASTTDDQNQSDKKRRR, from the exons ATGAAGTATGCTTTGATTCAAGATAACTTCACAACTCTTGAACAG GTTACTGCAGCCTTGAGGAAAGAAGGTTTAGAGTCATCAAATCTCATCCTTGGAATTGATTTTACAAAGAGTAATGAATGGACTG gcCAAGTCTCATTCAACAAGAAAAGCCTGCATGCAATTGGAGATACACCAAACCCATATGAGAAGGCCATATCAATTGTTGGCAAGACTTTAGCTCCCTTTGATGAAGACAACTTGATTCCATGCTTTGGCTTTGGTGATG CTACCACACATGATAAAGAAGTATTCAGCTTTCATAGTGATCATTCACCTTGCCATGGATTTGAAGAAGTTTTGGCTTGCTACAAAAACGTTGTTCCAAACTTGAAACTCTCAG GACCGACTTCTTATGCACCGGTGATTGAGGCTGCAATAGACATAGTCGAGAAAAGTCATGGCCAATTCCATGTTTTGGTTATCATCGCAGATGGTCAG GTTACAAGAAGTGTAGACTATGATGATAATGAACTCAGTCCTCAAGAAGAGAAAACTATCAAAGCAATTGCTGATGCAAG TAAATATCCACTTGCTATAGTTTTGGTCGGAGTTGGTGATGGACCTTGGGCAGACATGGAAAAGTTTGATGACACCACACGCGATTTTGACAATTTTCAG ttTGTAAATTTCACGAAAATCATGTCGAAAAACACAAGCGAAACTGAAAAGGAAGCAGCTTTTGCTTTGGCTGCTCTGATGGAGATCCCCTTCCAATACAAAGCATGTGTCGAATTTAAAAAACTTGG ACGTGTAACTGGCAGAGCGAAGAGAATAGTTCCAAAACCATCTCCTGTTCCTTATTCTCGGCCGGTACCAAGCAAATCGCCGGCATCAACAACAGATGATCAAAATCAATCT gacaaaaaaagaagaaggtaG
- the LOC11438890 gene encoding E3 ubiquitin-protein ligase RGLG4 isoform X2, giving the protein MKYALIQDNFTTLEQVTAALRKEGLESSNLILGIDFTKSNEWTGQVSFNKKSLHAIGDTPNPYEKAISIVGKTLAPFDEDNLIPCFGFGDATTHDKEVFSFHSDHSPCHGFEEVLACYKNVVPNLKLSGPTSYAPVIEAAIDIVEKSHGQFHVLVIIADGQVTRSVDYDDNELSPQEEKTIKAIADASKYPLAIVLVGVGDGPWADMEKFDDTTRDFDNFQFVNFTKIMSKNTSETEKEAAFALAALMEIPFQYKACVEFKKLGRVTGRAKRIVPKPSPVPYSRPVPSKSPASTTDDQNQSGLALLLSGSAFGVILAFLDLKSPS; this is encoded by the exons ATGAAGTATGCTTTGATTCAAGATAACTTCACAACTCTTGAACAG GTTACTGCAGCCTTGAGGAAAGAAGGTTTAGAGTCATCAAATCTCATCCTTGGAATTGATTTTACAAAGAGTAATGAATGGACTG gcCAAGTCTCATTCAACAAGAAAAGCCTGCATGCAATTGGAGATACACCAAACCCATATGAGAAGGCCATATCAATTGTTGGCAAGACTTTAGCTCCCTTTGATGAAGACAACTTGATTCCATGCTTTGGCTTTGGTGATG CTACCACACATGATAAAGAAGTATTCAGCTTTCATAGTGATCATTCACCTTGCCATGGATTTGAAGAAGTTTTGGCTTGCTACAAAAACGTTGTTCCAAACTTGAAACTCTCAG GACCGACTTCTTATGCACCGGTGATTGAGGCTGCAATAGACATAGTCGAGAAAAGTCATGGCCAATTCCATGTTTTGGTTATCATCGCAGATGGTCAG GTTACAAGAAGTGTAGACTATGATGATAATGAACTCAGTCCTCAAGAAGAGAAAACTATCAAAGCAATTGCTGATGCAAG TAAATATCCACTTGCTATAGTTTTGGTCGGAGTTGGTGATGGACCTTGGGCAGACATGGAAAAGTTTGATGACACCACACGCGATTTTGACAATTTTCAG ttTGTAAATTTCACGAAAATCATGTCGAAAAACACAAGCGAAACTGAAAAGGAAGCAGCTTTTGCTTTGGCTGCTCTGATGGAGATCCCCTTCCAATACAAAGCATGTGTCGAATTTAAAAAACTTGG ACGTGTAACTGGCAGAGCGAAGAGAATAGTTCCAAAACCATCTCCTGTTCCTTATTCTCGGCCGGTACCAAGCAAATCGCCGGCATCAACAACAGATGATCAAAATCAATCT GGTCTGGCTCTTCTTCTTTCTGGTTCAGCCTTTGGAGTGATTTTGGCATTCTTGGATCTCAAATCCCCATCATAG
- the LOC11438890 gene encoding E3 ubiquitin-protein ligase RGLG4 isoform X3 — MKYALIQDNFTTLEQVTAALRKEGLESSNLILGIDFTKSNEWTGQVSFNKKSLHAIGDTPNPYEKAISIVGKTLAPFDEDNLIPCFGFGDATTHDKEVFSFHSDHSPCHGFEEVLACYKNVVPNLKLSGPTSYAPVIEAAIDIVEKSHGQFHVLVIIADGQVTRSVDYDDNELSPQEEKTIKAIADASKYPLAIVLVGVGDGPWADMEKFDDTTRDFDNFQFVNFTKIMSKNTSETEKEAAFALAALMEIPFQYKACVEFKKLGRVTGRAKRIVPKPSPVPYSRPVPSKSPASTTDDQNQSTHRIGSDLNLHGKRT; from the exons ATGAAGTATGCTTTGATTCAAGATAACTTCACAACTCTTGAACAG GTTACTGCAGCCTTGAGGAAAGAAGGTTTAGAGTCATCAAATCTCATCCTTGGAATTGATTTTACAAAGAGTAATGAATGGACTG gcCAAGTCTCATTCAACAAGAAAAGCCTGCATGCAATTGGAGATACACCAAACCCATATGAGAAGGCCATATCAATTGTTGGCAAGACTTTAGCTCCCTTTGATGAAGACAACTTGATTCCATGCTTTGGCTTTGGTGATG CTACCACACATGATAAAGAAGTATTCAGCTTTCATAGTGATCATTCACCTTGCCATGGATTTGAAGAAGTTTTGGCTTGCTACAAAAACGTTGTTCCAAACTTGAAACTCTCAG GACCGACTTCTTATGCACCGGTGATTGAGGCTGCAATAGACATAGTCGAGAAAAGTCATGGCCAATTCCATGTTTTGGTTATCATCGCAGATGGTCAG GTTACAAGAAGTGTAGACTATGATGATAATGAACTCAGTCCTCAAGAAGAGAAAACTATCAAAGCAATTGCTGATGCAAG TAAATATCCACTTGCTATAGTTTTGGTCGGAGTTGGTGATGGACCTTGGGCAGACATGGAAAAGTTTGATGACACCACACGCGATTTTGACAATTTTCAG ttTGTAAATTTCACGAAAATCATGTCGAAAAACACAAGCGAAACTGAAAAGGAAGCAGCTTTTGCTTTGGCTGCTCTGATGGAGATCCCCTTCCAATACAAAGCATGTGTCGAATTTAAAAAACTTGG ACGTGTAACTGGCAGAGCGAAGAGAATAGTTCCAAAACCATCTCCTGTTCCTTATTCTCGGCCGGTACCAAGCAAATCGCCGGCATCAACAACAGATGATCAAAATCAATCT aCGCATCGCATCGGATCGGATCTGAATCTCCATGGCAAACGAACATGA
- the LOC11428977 gene encoding E3 ubiquitin-protein ligase RGLG4, which yields MPIRIESNTNIEFNDPKGRDERISSSNFPTHKPVPLPLPRQVISGQSSNTKKPLKKYDLIQDNFTTLEQVIVALRKEGLESSNLILGIDFTKSNEWTGQISFNKKSLHAIGDTPNPYEKAISIVGKTLAPFDEDNLIPCFGFGDATTHDQEVFSFHSDHSPCHGFEEVLACYKNIVPNLKLSGPTSYAPVIEAAIDIVEKSHGQFHVLVIIADGQVTKSVDNEVSPQEKKTIKAIADASKYPLAIVLVGVGDGPWEDMEKFDDKIPTRDFDNFQFVNFTKIMSKNTSAAEKEAAFAVNTLMEIPFQYKACVEFRKLGHVTGRAKRIVPKPSPVPYSRPAHSNSTTDDQNQSACCPVCLTNAKDLAFGCGHMTCRDCGSRLRHCPICRHRITSRLRVYSG from the exons ATGCCAATAAGAATAGAATCTAATACCAATATA GAATTCAATGATCCTAAAGGAAGAGATGAAAGAATCTCTTCATCTAATTTTCCAACTCACAAACCTGTCCCATTACCACTACCACGACAAGTTATTTCTGGACAAAGTTCAAACACCAAGAAACCTCTCAAGAAGTATGATTTGATTCAAGATAACTTCACAACTCTTGAACAG GTTATTGTAGCACTTAGGAAAGAAGGTTTAGAGTCATCAAATCTCATCCTTGGAATTGATTTTACAAAGAGTAATGAGTGGACTG gccAAATCTCATTCAATAAGAAAAGCCTGCATGCAATTGGAGATACACCAAACCCATATGAGAAGGCCATATCAATTGTTGGCAAGACTTTGGCTCCCTTTGATGAAGACAACTTGATTCCATGCTTTGGCTTTGGTGATG CTACCACACATGATCAAGAAGTATTCAGCTTTCATAGTGATCATTCACCTTGTCATGGATTTGAAGAAGTTTTGGCTTGCTACAAAAACATAGTTCCAAACTTGAAACTCTCAG GACCAACTTCTTATGCTCCGGTGATTGAGGCTGCCATAGACATAGTCGAGAAAAGTCATGGCCAGTTTCATGTTTTGGTTATCATTGCAGATGGTCAG GTTACAAAAAGTGTAGATAATGAAGTCAGTCCTCAAGAAAAGAAGACAATCAAAGCAATTGCTGATGCAAG TAAATATCCACTTGCTATAGTTCTGGTTGGAGTTGGTGATGGACCTTGGGAAGACATGGAAAAGTTTGATGACAAAATTCCGACACGCGATTTTGACAATTTTCAG TTCGTTAACTTCACAAAAATAATGTCTAAAAACACAAGCGCAGCAGAAAAAGAAGCAGCTTTTGCTGTTAACACTCTCATGGAGATTCCCTTCCAATATAAAGCATGTGTTGAATTTCGAAAACTGGG ACATGTAACAGGAAGAGCGAAGAGAATAGTTCCAAAACCATCTCCTGTACCTTACTCTCGGCCTGCACATAGTAATTCGACAACAGATGACCAAAATCAATCT GCCTGCTGCCCTGTTTGTCTGACCAATGCAAAGGATTTGGCATTTGGATGTGGGCACATG
- the LOC11438890 gene encoding E3 ubiquitin-protein ligase RGLG4 isoform X5 — MKYALIQDNFTTLEQVTAALRKEGLESSNLILGIDFTKSNEWTGQVSFNKKSLHAIGDTPNPYEKAISIVGKTLAPFDEDNLIPCFGFGDATTHDKEVFSFHSDHSPCHGFEEVLACYKNVVPNLKLSGPTSYAPVIEAAIDIVEKSHGQFHVLVIIADGQVTRSVDYDDNELSPQEEKTIKAIADASKYPLAIVLVGVGDGPWADMEKFDDTTRDFDNFQTCNWQSEENSSKTISCSLFSAGTKQIAGINNR, encoded by the exons ATGAAGTATGCTTTGATTCAAGATAACTTCACAACTCTTGAACAG GTTACTGCAGCCTTGAGGAAAGAAGGTTTAGAGTCATCAAATCTCATCCTTGGAATTGATTTTACAAAGAGTAATGAATGGACTG gcCAAGTCTCATTCAACAAGAAAAGCCTGCATGCAATTGGAGATACACCAAACCCATATGAGAAGGCCATATCAATTGTTGGCAAGACTTTAGCTCCCTTTGATGAAGACAACTTGATTCCATGCTTTGGCTTTGGTGATG CTACCACACATGATAAAGAAGTATTCAGCTTTCATAGTGATCATTCACCTTGCCATGGATTTGAAGAAGTTTTGGCTTGCTACAAAAACGTTGTTCCAAACTTGAAACTCTCAG GACCGACTTCTTATGCACCGGTGATTGAGGCTGCAATAGACATAGTCGAGAAAAGTCATGGCCAATTCCATGTTTTGGTTATCATCGCAGATGGTCAG GTTACAAGAAGTGTAGACTATGATGATAATGAACTCAGTCCTCAAGAAGAGAAAACTATCAAAGCAATTGCTGATGCAAG TAAATATCCACTTGCTATAGTTTTGGTCGGAGTTGGTGATGGACCTTGGGCAGACATGGAAAAGTTTGATGACACCACACGCGATTTTGACAATTTTCAG ACGTGTAACTGGCAGAGCGAAGAGAATAGTTCCAAAACCATCTCCTGTTCCTTATTCTCGGCCGGTACCAAGCAAATCGCCGGCATCAACAACAGATGA